CTTGCTTTACCTAGTGGTGTGCTAGTAGAGGCTGAGTTGAATCCATAACAACGGATAGAGCTCGATTTGTTAAAGGCTCGAGTTGATTTTGATTTCTAACAAGGTCGAGTTCGAATTCGAATAAGAATTAAGATTCGAGTAAGTTACTAAATTGAGCTCAAATTACTAGTTATCCGGCTAGTTAAGGTTCTATAAGGCTCAAACAGCTTTTTGGGAAAACAAAACTTTGACCATAATTTATGAATTCAGTTAATATAGGGAACATATCATGAATATGTATAAATAAAAAGATTCTATGcttgtttctttctcttgtttgaGACAGGTCGTGAATGTAGAATATTGTAGTATTTTACAATGAAAGAAGTTGAGACAAAATTGTTAATAATAGATTACCTACAGAAATAGGTGAAAGAAAATTCCTCCCAAGATTTAATAGTTGATCCATTCTCTGCCTTGGTAAAGTCCGCTTTGTTGCAATAGGAACGAACCAGAATAAATAAGTTTTAGCTAATGTAATAAAGATACCAATTACTGATGTAAATCGAAGTATTGTCATGACAAGTCCCGGATGTGGATGGATGATGACACAAGTCTAGCTCTACTCCCAAAGTTAAAGAATTTGAACTTCCATTCCAAACTAATTGGTAGTGATTAAGAGAATCAAGAACTTGATTAATTATTAATCCATTAAGTCTCTTGTCCAACTACTGGACTCATTTGGGATCCTCTGGTTTCTCTCCATATAATTATATCTAAATTACTATAAGTACATAAAATTATCTATTatgttattacttttattttgatgacTAGATCGACATACTAAAAAACGATATCTATTCGAGAATACTTCATTGAAATTTGCATGAAATATTTATGTAATAAAATTTGCAACAATTAATCAAATGCCAAAACTTAGTCAATGTAATACCGAATTTTGTGGACAACTAATACAAGTGCCGAAGTATATTCACattgattttgatgttggtGTTTGAGTGGGATCCAGGGAAGTAATTAGGAaatggttttatttttttttattagaagaATGGGGGTTTTCTGTTAGTATTATCAGCATTAACTGCAgaaattttttcataaataaaaaaTGAGGGGTAGTTTGGGACAGGGGTAGTGTCGTAAGCACCTTTTTTGGGGGTACAGGGAAGCTCTTAGGATGTCACAATGGATGATCTGTGTCTCACATTCTTCATGTAAGTAAAGAATACCTCTTGATGATTCGGCTTGATTTCGTCTAGCTCATGTGGCAAATCGAGTCAAGCTCTAACTTTAAAAAGCTATACTCAAGATTTTTGTTTTGTCAAGCCCAATCAAGtttatttattagttaattttagtttttagttttagttttgtttaatttttaattttttagttttttatttaattttgaacCTCTGATTTTTTTAGTCGGTTTAATTTCAGTTCGATTCAATTACATTCCTGTGCAAAATGATATGTATTGTTATTGTAAAGATGTATTATAGTGTATTGCATAGTTTCTTCAATACGAAATTGACAATTTTGACATATCTTTGGAtgatattttgtaaaatttctGATAGGGTGTAATTTGTTATTAAATTTATGATTAATTTTTACTTTATTCTtgacaaatattattttaattgtaggattctacttatatttagTATTTTGACCTAATTATAGGAGGTGGAacgcaaaaatgctaaaaagaGCGATTTTCTTAAAGTCATGCGATTTTCTTGAAGGCAATATCGGTGGTTGccttattttttcttatttttttattcgATTAGGAAATTGGCTAGTATATAGACTAGTCAGTTAGGTTTTCATTAGGGAGGCTGGTTGGCCACAAGGCAAAAGCAAGTCGTTTCTTCGTTCCCTTACTTTTTCATTCTAACAAATATCACATCGTTTCCGGGGAAAAGATTGATGTCAATGAATTCAACTTATTCGTATAGAAATTTCTCTATGAGAGGTGGCTAAATTTCTAATCTAGTTAAAGATCAACTCAACGACACAGTCCTGAACACTTGTGAGATCGAACTAATCTCAACTTGTTCCTTCAATTTATTCATATTTGTACATTCTCTATTTCAATTTTTCGAGATTATTTTGTTAACTGGATGTCAAGGGTCTGATATTCAAAATGATctaataatctattgtcaaatTAATCAACTAAATTTGTAATTGTTTAGTCGATTAATATTAGTGGTAACTAGCATTTACACACGTTAGGGGAAcatgcaatctaatttaaataaccctcttATTGTGTTATTAATTCGGGTTaggcttttctaattcttaatacaattgaaaaattaaattctacggtCGTACTTAGAGTTATTTCATAATTAGGGGTGATCAATGGTCGTACTTTGATTACCAATAAACTAATGAAAAATTGGTCTTCAGAGCTTATTAACAATTATAACTGACCTGTTAATTAATTGAGCAAACcatctttgcatcaatgatcggatgaatgaACTATGTCTGAGAGGTTGTATCTTTGGCTAGAGTTTGTTTGCCATCGATTTAATTCCTACTTACTTTCGTGAATTATTTTATTAACTGgttatgtatttatttttgtttgagttATTTAATTATCCCCAATTTTATAAAAATCTCCCTTACTTTgtactctaaaagaaataaattatccccaatccctgtagATTCGACCATACTCACTGTTACAgacaaatatatatttttattaaataggaatttattattgtacaggctcgaCATCTGTCAATTTCAGAATATATGatttaagaaaagaagaagTTAGAAGATTAACCTGGACAATGCAAAATTTTAGTTAGTTTCCAAATATTTTGCCCTTCtgcaatcaagaaattaaactCCACCAAGTTCAGTGGGCCGAATCAATTTGGACTTCATCGACTTAGTTGTCTATAACACAACTTGCTCTGGATCTTTCACAGTGGTATCCACTTGAATCCTCAGTGATTAATTCAGCAAGTTTTTGACAGAATAGTTTGTAATAAAGTGTAAAATGATagcaaaagcaaaacaaatTTCAACCGACCATGACAAGAACCAGGCTAGTAATAAGCACTATACACTTCTAATGACATCAATAATCTCAACCACCGGTAGTGAAAGCTaaagaaacacataaaaatgATAATCCAACAATGAAGTTTATTTTCCACAAAATACATGATAGAAATAGATAGGATGTGAAACTAGAAAAAGCGAAACACAAACTACAATTCTATGGCAATTAAAAAAGATGGAAGGCTGGGAGGATCTGGAATATCAACAGTTCCTTCGAGCATCAGAAGAACTTTCTTCATGGATGGACGAAGAGCTGGCTCATCCTGGACGCACCAGAGAGCTATCTTGACCATTCTTTCCAGTTCTCTCACGTCATCAACCTCCTGATCACCAACCAATTTATATAGCTCTCCAGCCTCAAAACACTGATAAGCCCATTCTTCAAGAATTGCTTCACTCTCGGGACTCGTACAGTCTACGCTTTTTCGGCAGCATATGATTTCTAGCAGCACAATTCCGAAGCTGTAAACATCTGCTTTAACTGTGACAGGCAATTTCCTGAACCATTCTGGTGCAACATAGCCTCTTGTTCCTCTTACTCCTGTATAAGTTCTGGTTTGATCATTTTTCAACAGCTTTGCCAATCCAAAATCAGAAATCTTGGCACATCTGCTTTCATCCATGAGTATATTCTGAGGTTTGATGTCACAGTGGATGATTTGTGTCTCACATTCTTCATGTAAGTAAAGAATACCTCTAGCAATGTCACAGGCAATTTTCATTCTTTCGTCCCAAGTTGGATAGTTCTCTGGTTTGTGCAGGAATTTTTCCAAAGATCCATTGCTCATGTACTCATAAACTAGAAGCCTCTTAGCTCCATCCAGGCAGTATCCAAGTAGCTGGACGAGATTACGATGATGTGTTTTCCCAATCACTGAGATTTCATTCTGAAACTCCTTTTCTCCTTCTGTTAATACTTTCTCAAGTTTCTTCACGGCCACGACCTTGTTGGAATTTGGCAAAATCCCTTTGTACACGGTCCCAAATGCTCCTCTGCCCAACTCTTCTCTGAATTCATTTGTTGCTTGCTCTAGCTCAGCAAAGGTAAAGGCCCTTGGAGCCACATTCTTATCAAATTCAACATTTCCATTTCCCAACACCTGTTTGCAGGCCCGTGCCCGATTTCTGTGAACATAGACTCCAGCAACTACAGAGATCAAGACTCCAAAAACAGCAAGTGAAATCCCAATTTTCGCGATATAGACACGGGCTTCTTCCTTTCTGTTTTTCTGAGGACTACTTTGACTCACACCTTCATTGTTATTTGCAGGATTGCCTACCTTGACAAGAGCAACATTCAAGTCATCTGCTCTTCTTCCATATGTCAATGGGAGTTTTTGCTTCTTGCAATGTCCATCTTTGAAAAATGCTGCTTCACAGTTGCAATCTTCAAGACAAGCCTTTGCACAATCTTCTCTCGTGCTTGTTTCCAATCTGAAAAATGTGCTATCGTCCCATGCAGTGTGTTCCAAGGACTCAATGGTGTAATTGACATTTGAATTCGTGGAACTGCAACTATCTGGAAGAAAACCTCTCGTACAGCCCAAGCTCCAATTGCCTTGATTGACAAACTGAAATCCAGGAAGACATTTGCATTCGACCAAGTCATCGATTTTAGTACAGAAGGCATTGAACCCACAAAGGCCTTTAGGAACACAATTATCAGTTGAAGATTCCCATATGATTGACCAATTGCCCCCCTGATCTATCGAATGAGAATACAATCGGAAAATACCATCCACATCAATCTTCATCAAATAGATCATCTCGTTCTTAGGATGTCCTCCATCAGAAAGATTCTGCACTATATTAACACTTGAATTGATCAAGTACAGATGCCCATCATCCTGGAGATTTAGAGTTATATTTGGACCGTCTCCACCAGTTCCAGATGCCCAGTAAGCATTTTCCCCTACATCTGTTGTGCCCACAGGGTACTGTACAAGGTGTCCATCCGTTTGCATCTTCAGACGAAAAATTCCTCTTGAATCGTCAGTTTCTGAAGCACTGGATATGAGCTCGTGATCAGCTGCCAATCGCTGACCGGGCAATAAACTATTAGTCGGATTCTCGAAACTTTGCCATATGATTTCCTTATCAGAATTGTATAacacaaaatttccagaatccAACATGGAAGCTGATGAAATCGGTTCCAAAGGACCAGCAATAGATATGTTTTGGCCTTGTGGCAGCTGCAAAATGAGCTTGCCATCTGTAGACAAAATCAGCGAAACATTGCTCGAAAAAATGGGGTTATCCCTGTTGGCAGTCCAAACTGCAGTCTTTTCAGGAATTCCAGCAAGAAAAATCCCAACAGCATAGCCATTGCGTTGCTGATAGAATCCAAGGGCAAATATTCCAGATGGCGACATCCATGATGATGAGTTGCCTGTGGGTGTTAGAGAAGAACCTAAGCTAATGTTAAGAGGGCTTTGTTGAGCTGCTATTCCTGAATAGAATGCTGATGATAGGACGAAGATCAAAATAGCAGCCATGTATGGAAATTGGGAGATGGAATAGAAGAGAAGCCggttttttcttgcttttctgTGTATACAGTGGTTGCATCCTACTTGCTTTCTTAGTATAAATATAAGACTTGCGTCGAGATTTGGCATGGTTGACTCCTCAAGTCTTTGCAACAACTCAGGTCTTCCGAGGAAAAAATTTGTATTGGCAGTTCTACAGCAGCAATAAATGTTTCTGTTGACTGTTGATAATTTCAACTGCCATTTGTACTGAAATTCTATAGAGAACTTACCATGCAGAGTAAAGACTGCGGGATCTTCCTTCAATAATGTCCACAGATATCCTACTTTTGATGGACTAATTGTCTCTCAGATTTTACTGGATCTTACCAATATTCGTACAAAGTCGCTCGTCAACGGATCCTAATTCCTGTTCATTATTTTCAGTTTGAACTGTTCACTACCATTCTTTTAACTATACAAAACTGGATTTAATTTTTCCGCGTTAATTATATCATCTCGAAGCCACCCACTTCTGATTTCCAACAACCTTTGTGGTCCACAATTAGCATTCTGAAGAATCAGTTCCATCTTAATGAAGACTTTGAAAACCTTAATCATAACTCAATCTTGTTAACATATTAGATGGTAtattttttggagaaaaaacCCACAAGGTTACGTGAGAgatattttatcaaatataaaacaaaataaagtaCAATCCTAGTGAGTGAACTTTTTTGAATGATTGTTATTAGCCCTTTttcaccaaaaataaaatttaaaaaacaaaaagaaaaaggaatgtaACACGAGGACTTGTCAACATATCCTAGAACTACCCTTGCCCGCTGTTAATAGTACTTCTAAAGCTGTACTACGTTAGAGGGGTCAATTCTGAAGAAATTTAGAAGTCTGTGAGCAGCGTTAGAAAGTCGAttttgctcctttttttttttttcccaaagaTTACAAGTAATTAGACTAGAAACACTTAGGAGTTAACAGTTAAACCGGCTCAAGAAGAACAATCTAAGCGAGACCCACAAGAAACACCCATCCAGCCACCCCCAAGCACAACCTCGCCAATTAAAGGCATTCTTTTTTCCAAAGATTACAAGTAATTAGATTAGAAACACTCAGTAGTTAACAGTTAAACCGGCCCAAGAAGAGCAATCTAAGCGGGACCACAAGAAACATCCATCCAGCCAATTGGTGACAGGAAGGTACTCCCATGGAATTTAAGTAAAGACCCCACGGTCAACCGATGTAGGATGGAAGTCGATTTTGCTCCTTGGAATACTGAATTTGATGTTGAATTTTTAGCCTCTGACCCTACTTTTCTTATTCCACCAGTAGGGCCTTTATATTTGAGATGCTGAGATTATGAACATATTATTAGATCAAGCGTTCTGCATTTAAATATAATTAGTTTGAGTGTGAAAGAAACAATTGAATGTACATTAAGGGGTGCTAATCAATGCCAAACTTCATGGATCCAATTGGTGCCACTGACCATAGAAGTCTAGAATAAGGCTTCTTCACTATCACTCTCAACCAGTAAGCTAAAACAAATttggccaagaaaaaaaaatgctaatttttaattttttttaactccaATGTCAAAATTAAAGTTCATAATTACCGGATAAACCATTCTAACAGAGCATTTGATGATTCGTTATGTTAGGGTTGAGATTAAAGATGTATATTGCACATGGCAGAAATTTAATCGTGCATGCAACATTAGAAAGTGAACTTCTAGTTTTGGTCTCAGTTGGATGCTTCATGTGTGCTTCTTGCTTTACCTAGTGGTGTGCTAGTAGAGGCTGAGTTGAATCCATAACAACGGATAGAGCTCGATTTGTTAAAGGCTCGAGTTGATTTTGATTTCTAATAAGGTCGAGTTCGAATTCGAATAAGAATTAAGATTCGAGTAAGTTACTAAATTGAGCTCAAATTACTAGTTATCCGGCTAGTTAAGGTTCTATAAGGCTCAAACAGTTTTTTGGGAAAACAAAACTTTGACCATAATTTATGAATTCAGTTAATATAGGGAACATATCATGAATATGTGCACATAAAAAGATTCTATGcttgtttctttctcttgtttgaGACAGGTCGTGAACGTAGAATATTGTAGTAATTTACAATGAAAGAAGTTGGGACGAAATTGTTAATAATAGATTACCTAAAGAAATAGGTGAAAGAAAATTCCTCCCAAGATTTAATAGTTGATCCATTCTCTGCCTTGGTAAAGTCCACTTTGTTGCAATAGGAACGAACCAGAATAAATAAGTTTTAGCTAATGTAATAAAGATACCAATTACTAATGTAAATCGAAGTATTGTCATGACAAGTCCCGGATGTGGATCGATGATGACACAAGTCTAGCTCTACTCCCAAAGTTAAAGAATTTGAACTTCCATTCCAAACTAATTGGTAGAactttattaattattaatccATTAAGTCTCTTGACCAACTACTGGACTCATTTGGGATCCTCTGGTTTCTCTccatataattatatttaaattaCTATAAGTATATAAAACTATCTATTatgttattacttttattttgatgacTGGATCGACATACTAAAAAACGATATCTATTCGAGAATACTTCATTCAAATTTGCATGAAACATTTATGTA
This sequence is a window from Coffea eugenioides isolate CCC68of chromosome 7, Ceug_1.0, whole genome shotgun sequence. Protein-coding genes within it:
- the LOC113778460 gene encoding G-type lectin S-receptor-like serine/threonine-protein kinase LECRK3 — translated: MAAILIFVLSSAFYSGIAAQQSPLNISLGSSLTPTGNSSSWMSPSGIFALGFYQQRNGYAVGIFLAGIPEKTAVWTANRDNPIFSSNVSLILSTDGKLILQLPQGQNISIAGPLEPISSASMLDSGNFVLYNSDKEIIWQSFENPTNSLLPGQRLAADHELISSASETDDSRGIFRLKMQTDGHLVQYPVGTTDVGENAYWASGTGGDGPNITLNLQDDGHLYLINSSVNIVQNLSDGGHPKNEMIYLMKIDVDGIFRLYSHSIDQGGNWSIIWESSTDNCVPKGLCGFNAFCTKIDDLVECKCLPGFQFVNQGNWSLGCTRGFLPDSCSSTNSNVNYTIESLEHTAWDDSTFFRLETSTREDCAKACLEDCNCEAAFFKDGHCKKQKLPLTYGRRADDLNVALVKVGNPANNNEGVSQSSPQKNRKEEARVYIAKIGISLAVFGVLISVVAGVYVHRNRARACKQVLGNGNVEFDKNVAPRAFTFAELEQATNEFREELGRGAFGTVYKGILPNSNKVVAVKKLEKVLTEGEKEFQNEISVIGKTHHRNLVQLLGYCLDGAKRLLVYEYMSNGSLEKFLHKPENYPTWDERMKIACDIARGILYLHEECETQIIHCDIKPQNILMDESRCAKISDFGLAKLLKNDQTRTYTGVRGTRGYVAPEWFRKLPVTVKADVYSFGIVLLEIICCRKSVDCTSPESEAILEEWAYQCFEAGELYKLVGDQEVDDVRELERMVKIALWCVQDEPALRPSMKKVLLMLEGTVDIPDPPSLPSFLIAIEL